The Salvelinus alpinus chromosome 29, SLU_Salpinus.1, whole genome shotgun sequence region ATTTACAATGCAATGGCTCAGTGACTGTGCAGTTTAATATGAACACTAAACACTAGTTTGCCTTTTCATTTCAATGCCTTTCCTATACCATTTGTCATGATTACATGTTTTTGTATGTGCTCTGTGGTGTTCTAATTTCTCCATGCGTTTAAGGTTTGAAATATTAGCTAGCTGGACTTGTTTAGCTTCTAAACAGGTTGAACAAAGACAAGTAATTCACAatgttttttttaaccaaatTGGTTCCCTTTTTCAGTTTCTCATGGTTTAAATCAAAAgatgccccccccaacccctccacATGCAGTTCCTTTCAGCATGGGTAGTTTTGTGAATTTGATGCAGTACAATCAGGGTTCAACTTCCCTTGTATTCAAGTATGCGATATGACGTGTTTGCTGTGTGGTCCCTTTATTTAAGTGAGAAAAAAACTGAATGTGAAAACCACGTGTAAGAAAATATTATAAGAGTAAAAAATATGCTGTTCTATTAAAGATGTATTTTAAGAGTTTGTGTTGTAGTCCAGTTTCATTCATGTTTCTTACAAAAAAGCATTCTGGATTATTGAGCTGATTCAAAATCATAACCTAAAGCTAACGTTTCTGCAAGGCACTATTGGAATCTTTAGTGTCCTATCACTAACTCGCACCCCTCCAGTCAGCTGTGTCACATTGTTTAGGGTGTTTTTCCCACCATATGCTGTGTGCGTCCACGCCCGGCAATTCTTGGTCATGTCCCAACATGCTATTGTGTGAATATACAgggctgtgaaaaagtatttgccccattTCTAATTTTGTCCACTTTTACATATTTTGTATACttaatgttatcagatcttcaaccacaACCTAATATTATATAAAGttaacctgagtgaacaaataacgcAACAATTTCATACTTATTTCACACCGCTGTGTGAAAAAGTCATTTCACCCTTACActtaataactggttgtgccatctTTAACTGCAATTCCTCACATCACTGGAGGAATTTtcgcccactcttccatgcagagcTGATTTAACTCAAgagacatttgtgggttttcaagcatgaactgctcgtttcaagtcctgccacaacatctcaattgtgATTAAGTCTGTACTTTGTCTAGGCCATTacaaaacttcaaatgtgttgctttttagcgattttcatgtagacttgattgtgtgttttggatcattttcttgctgcatgacccagctgcgcttcagcttcagctcacagatggATGACCTGACAGACggattctcctgtagaattatcTGATACAGAGCATAATTTATGGTTCGTTCAATTAAGGCAagttgtccaggtcctgaggaagcaaagcatccccaagccatcacaccaccatcaccatgcttgaccgttggtataaggttcttactatggaatgcagtgtttggttttcgccaggcataatgggacccatgtggGCAAGAACtgattgaatcaatgttgtttccacgtcatcaACCCCAATATGTtcatgtgatgacgttgaatcaatgtggaaaatgttTTTCCATTAtgaaaaagattgcagtcagagtgcagtataactgcagtatgcagCAAATACTTCATCCAAAATAACACCgttttttttactgcagtaattttgaagtgtaactgcagttagagtgcagtataacttcAGTTCAAATGCAgtacactgcagttattctgcaattattGCATCCAAAATACCAGACTGCAGTTATTGCAcgtttactgcagtttcaaaactgcaatctttttttgtaaagGTTACACCCAACTAAAATCCAATGTCATGGTGAATGTtttggttgatttcacgttgaattcaaattagttgacaactcaaggATGTTTCGTGCCCAAAACATCCCTGGGTACAAAATCTATTATGTCAATCTTCTATGGACCTTTCAAATCTACAGAAGCACATACCTTTTAGTTTCAGAATAGGGGTtatgatgtttgtgtgttttataGTATAAATAACATTGAGACAAAGCTTCACTCATTATTTTTCTGTTCATGTTGTAATCATTTGTTTCAGTGCTGACGTTTTTGTTTGATTCTAGAtgtcacacagcacaatagcCTGATTACCCGAGCAAGCATGCACACGTTTTCCCTCTCGAGTTTGTGCAGTCAATCCATGTTGCCTTGGTTACAGGGATGGGCTCCACTGGCAATAAATACACCACACCTTAACTGACTCTCAGGTGTGGCATCTGTGTCCACGCAATTATGAGTTCAGCAAAGCCATAACGTTTACCTCTTTCACTGAAAAGTTAGTGTACTTTTACAAAGACATTGAAAAGTTTGTCGGCCCGTGAACCAAATACCATCAACAAGGTAATGTTACACATTTGTTGCTTCGTATTGTATCTACGCACATGCATTCCTGTCTCAAGTTGTCTTTACCAGTTCATCGCATGAATCTAAGCAAGACAAACGTGGTGATATTGGGGCAATTTAAATGTGTTCTTACTGGTGTAAGGGTCTTACAAAAGGAATTTTACATTTCCATTATAATACAAGCTTTGAAAAATAAAGTACAAAGCGGTGAAAGACAGTGGGTGTTGATAGCCTTGCCTTagatacagtactatagtacaTTTATTGCGATCCTTAAAACTGAACAGTGTACGTCTCTAGGTTTTCCACTAGAGGCCAGCATAGGAAAAAATCCCTCAGTATCCAATAATTTGGCAGAACTGATCAGACATGAACTTGTTggtgttacattttttttatatcgTCATTTCTTTTCACACTCTTTATTCTTCTCAAATTAAAATATGAAGGTACAGCAAAAGTTTATCCTCAGTTGTAATAGCTGTTTGGACTTGGTTTGCTGATACTCTGACATCAACTGTGTCCACAGCTACTATCAGGAAACTTGGCACTGTGAACCTACACAGCAACAACATGGAGCAAAGAGAGGAGGCGCAAGAAGAGGAGAAGGACATTTACATTCCCAGGTCAGCGGTTATGGTCATCAGACTGAATTGTTTTGGTTGGACTAAATTCAATACATTAGTTATATTATCAACATACTAAATATCCAAACATCTGCTTTTTTTACAATGAAACATCTATATCTAATTACAattccatagaaatataattgttGACCTTTCTTAACATTGTAGGTCACCTCCCAGGAATGCTCATGGCACAAATGAAGTCTTGGGGAACCCCACATTAGCTGCTGATGACAGACCAGGTAACACTTCAATTCAAAATGGCAATGTTGTAACAGAACAGTCACTGTTATAAAGCTACATATAAATACAAATCCTAATAATTAAATGTCATGATAGCCCCGCCCAGCAGCCTGGCTCTGATGGAGCCCCGACCCAGGAAGAAGCGCCTGATGGCCCCTGCACTAAGTCTGACACTGGATCGCAGTGACTCGGCGGTGTCCGACGACTATGCCACAGCTGCCCTCATTCCCTCCCCCGATGACGACGACCTGGGACTGGACATCGACTTGGATGCCATGGAAACGCCCTCGGACAGCGAGTCCCTCCACTTTCCAGTGCACGACATGGATTTGGAGGGTGAGGACAGGGTGCAGTGGACAGGACAGACTAACAGCCTTTATCTTTGGTCTGTTTCTTCACTCTCACAGGTCCAAGATCAACCCATTAACTTATTGAACCACTTTCACTTTGATTATATTTGACATTTTTCACATTAGATAGACACAAATGTTGGACAATACATAATACAGCTATTATCTTTATATATGCTTTGTATTAGGTGATCTTGACCCCATAGATATAATATATTATAGATAGTACACAACCACTCTCTGTCTATGCATTGTGTTACCTACCAGACATTATGGGAAATTTACCATTGAAACCTTATTCCCATTCACAGATGACCTGCTTCATCTGGGAGTGGCATCACGTTGCCATAAGGCCTTTGGGTCAGTACCAGAGCAGATGGGAGTGGGCTCTCTTGACCAAGACCAGGTGGACAGCCAGGGCACTAGGTGGCGCAGGTTCTGCATGGGAGACCCTCCTCAGGAGAGTCTGGTCAACATGAGTGTACTGGAGCCTTACCTTCGAGTCTTGTCCCATGGGGGTGAGTCCAGAATCCCAGCACTCACTTAACCTGTTGCACTTGCCTATCGGAGTTTTTTTCAGGCCAACGGAATTCGGCTAATGTGAGCGTTTGTTGTGAGATTAACTTGGATGACACAAAGAGCATCTTCACTTTCTTTTTTGCATCTTTATTTTTCCCTCATCCAAATGTTGTTTTCCATCCAGGTTACTATGGAGATGGgtctaatgacatcattgtgttCTCTTCCTGCTATCTCCCTGAAAACACCATGGAGAACTACCAGCATGTCATGGACAACCTATTCAGGTGTGAGAGCTAATAGTAAAACACTATCTGAATTGGCCCCTCTTCAGGTCAACATAACTAACGCCAGCACCACTAAACATTGCAGGTACATTGTGGGAACGTTGGACCTGATGGTGGCGGAGAACTACGTCATTGTGTACCTGTGTGCCATGGCCCAGCGCAACAAGCTCCCCGGCATTGGCTGGCTCAGAGAGTGTTACACCACCATTGACAGAAGGTTAGTTCTGTTTACTCAAATAGGCTTAGTTTGTGATCCTATTTCAGAAAATTATATTCCACAGTGAGTAACAAAACAGTACAAAAATCATTCAACTCATCAGTCTCTCATGTCAGTCAAGTCTCCAAGTTGTAGGCCACGTTCCAAGCCGTATACATTGCAGTCATCAACTGTGCAGTCAGAATGCTCAGGATGTGGTTAGTGGATATGTTTAACAGCTATCCAGGCATTGTGAGATCTGGCAAATGCAATGTAGTTGGCATAGAATGCAGCgtaagtcaagtctcaagttattTTATGCCAAGTAATTAAGTCTCAAGTAATCAAAATCGTTGAAATTTGTCTCAGTCGGTGAAGAATATGTATCAGAGTGGAAAATCAACTAAGCTGGCTATCTCAAGACTTCGAAGAAGAGCAGGATGTTTTCCGTGTCAACTGTACAGGTGAAAACTGGATGACAGTAGTGCCAAGTGTGTTGCATATTCAAGTGTGCAATTTTAGATTTTCCCGCCAAAACCCTCTCTGCTAGCAGGTTCTGTTTGTTCAGTAAGACCCAGACAGGAACAGTCCTCAGCCACCTGTTGTTCCAGATGATCTTGAAGAGGTTTAGTGCCTCCTGCAGTCGGTTGGTCTGACTGTGCTCCTGCATCACCATGTCATAGCTGCTGCTGTCCACCACAAAAAATAACATCCCACACATCAGCAAAACATTGCATCCACTTTCTGCTTTTGtacctctgacctctaacatTAGATACATTAAACCTTGAAAACATCTCACATCCTGAagcctttttactgttgttttgtaTGGAATGCATCTTCTCCTCTGCACTGAGTTCCACATGTAAATATTGCATCTGATTTACTATCATGCTTTTCCCAGATTCACCAGCTCCTAACGGTAGTTATAATTAAAATACAACCTGTGGATTAAGGCCTTGACAGTATCTGTTAAGACTACTTCTGTTTATTCGGCATGCCTAATTAGTTGATAAGtgtacatttaatatatatatatataaaataagtcTTCTTCAGTCTGAGAAATTAAGAAAATGGCAAAGTGTTACATCAGACCCCTTCCTCCCCTAAAATGGCACTCTGTGTCTGGCAACGAAGTGGGACGACAGAACGCATCCTCTGCCCCTCTCAGAAGCTTGATTCCTAGAACGTTTTCACTGTGAATCCGCAATGAAGTCATCAAGCATAATGTAGATGTAAAAGTTCAGAAATTAATCTAAATATAGGCAATGTGTTTTCAAATCGAGATTCCCACGATGTCTTACTGTGGAGACACACTGAATTTTTGCGCTATTCTCTAGAATCAATCGATTTTCACAAGTAGCCCAGAATTTTGACATTCAAAACAATGCAGTTCCGTCAAAGCGGAAGCTATATGTTCCTCTTCCCTTCCCCACAGCGAGAGTAAAGCAGGTAGAACGATAATTTAGAATGAAACTTCTGAAACAAATGTTTACGCAATTCCACTAAAATGGACGCATGCGATCAT contains the following coding sequences:
- the LOC139558656 gene encoding BCL2/adenovirus E1B 19 kDa protein-interacting protein 2-like — encoded protein: MEQREEAQEEEKDIYIPRSPPRNAHGTNEVLGNPTLAADDRPAPPSSLALMEPRPRKKRLMAPALSLTLDRSDSAVSDDYATAALIPSPDDDDLGLDIDLDAMETPSDSESLHFPVHDMDLEDDLLHLGVASRCHKAFGSVPEQMGVGSLDQDQVDSQGTRWRRFCMGDPPQESLVNMSVLEPYLRVLSHGGYYGDGSNDIIVFSSCYLPENTMENYQHVMDNLFRYIVGTLDLMVAENYVIVYLCAMAQRNKLPGIGWLRECYTTIDRRLRKNLKALYIVHPTWYIKALITIIKPFVSSKFSRKLQFIDRFRELSQHIPIERVQIPDCVRQFDENMDR